From the Procambarus clarkii isolate CNS0578487 chromosome 70, FALCON_Pclarkii_2.0, whole genome shotgun sequence genome, one window contains:
- the LOC138355976 gene encoding piggyBac transposable element-derived protein 4-like, whose translation MDRGKGQSTSTPKKDSEMTTEDKLSELYKRFSNVKLTHSKIPDLLDRLSDVEADAEGEERQSDFSSDNEGTASSDEFDSSSSEESSEGIEDEAADVGRPKAPVRRRAGRLQQPNPNAAWSTDNTPPIVGSFSATPGITVPVPITPLQFVQLFLTRALIEFITVETNRYARQFIQNASRRTMRLWKEVSAKEMARYLALSILMGIARLPTMRMYWQTSRLWHMRTFNVFMTAKRFQHIAQFFYTYNQFAIPPNNKNRMIKLSTIITYLTNKFGSYYIPNQALSLDEGTMSWRGRLSFKVYNPNKPDKYGVKLYMLAEAGTGYIIDFEVYSGVGKTTVETVMGLMRPLLNKGYHFYMDNYYNSVHLTELLRENGVYTCGTLRLQRGAPKELQQLAKGKFAVDQTIFRRKDNTFVILWKDKRVVSVITNCHNADTQEVQRRKRVKKRDGTSSVQIVTVNKPTAICDYNHNMKGVDHFDQMVKYYRFTRKSHKWTKKITFYFLQMAIHNAYVLYKMYTTDAKKLTLLQFHEVAIWALLRWDMDEWPATESPLPHADDY comes from the coding sequence ATGGATCGTGGTAAAGGACAGAGCACCTCTACCCCCAAGAAGGATAGTGAAATGACCACGGAAGATAAGTTGAGTGAGCTGTACAAAAGGTTCAGCAATGTGAAGCTTACCCATAGTAAAATTCCTGATTTGTTGGATCGTTTGTCAGATGTGGAGGCAGATGCTGAAGGGGAAGAGCGTCAGAGTGATTTCAGTAGTGATAATGAGGGGACAGCGTCGTCTGATGAGTTTGATTCATCATCGAGTGAGGAGAGTAGCGAGGGAATTGAGGATGAGGCAGCGGATGTGGGCCGCCCCAAGGCACCTGTAAGGAGGCGTGCAGGACGTCTTCAACAGCCTAATCCCAATGCTGCCTGGTCAACTGACAATACACCACCTATTGTAGGCAGTTTCAGTGCCACACCAGGCATAACTGTCCCAGTGCCAATTACCCCCCTGCAATTTGTTCAATTATTTCTGACCCGTGCCCTAATTGAGTTCATCACAGTGGAAACTAACAGGTATGCCAGGCAGTTTATTCAGAATGCTTCCAGGCGCACTATGAGGTTGTGGAAGGAGGTATCTGCGAAGGAAATGGCAAGGTATTTGGCTTTATCAATCTTGATGGGTATTGCACGACTCCCAACAATGCGCATGTACTGGCAAACAAGCCGGTTGTGGCATATGAGGACCTTCAATGTGTTCATGACTGCAAAACGATTCCAACATATTGCCCAGTTTTTTTATACTTATAACCAGTTTGCAATTCCACCCAACAACAAGAACCGCATGATAAAACTCAGCACCATCATTACTTATTTGACCAACAAATTTGGCTCTTACTACATCCCCAATCAAGCACTCAGTTTGGATGAAGGTACAATGTCGTGGCGTGGTCGTCTATCCTTCAAGGTTTACAACCCCAATAAGCCTGATAAGTATGGGGTAAAGTTGTACATGCTTGCTGAGGCAGGGACTGGTTATATTATTGATTTTGAGGTTTATTCTGGAGTGGGCAAGACAACAGTTGAGACAGTGATGGGCCTTATGCGACCCTTGTTGAACAAAGGTTATCATTTTTATATGGACAATTATTATAACTCTGTCCATCTCACAGAATTGCTAAGGGAAAATGGTGTGTACACTTGTGGAACACTCAGATTGCAGCGTGGTGCCCCTAAAGAGCTGCAACAACTTGCCAAAGGTAAATTCGCTGTTGATCAGACTATTTTCAGGCGCAAGGATAACACTTTTGTTATCctttggaaagacaagagagtggTGTCAGTGATCACAAACTGCCATAATGCTGACACACAGGAAGTACAGAGAAGGAAGAGAGTGAAGAAACGTGACGGAACATCATCTGTTCAGATTGTAACTGTAAACAAACCAACAGCCATTTGCGACTACAACCACAACATGAAGGGAGTTGATCACTTCGaccaaatggtcaaatattacaGGTTCACCAGGAAGTCGCATAAGTGGACTAAGAAGATCACATTTTACTTCCTTCAGATGGCTATACACAATGCCTATGTGTTGTACAAGATGTACACAACTGATGCCAAGAAACTGACCCTACTCCAGTTTCATGAGGTAGCAATATGGGCCCTGTTGAGGTGGGACATGGATGAGTGGCCTGCTACTGAAAGCCCTCTCCCACATGCTGATGATTACTAG